Proteins co-encoded in one Thermococcus sp. genomic window:
- a CDS encoding TrpB-like pyridoxal phosphate-dependent enzyme — protein MKAVLPDGRIPKRWYNILPDLPESLAPPLDPETDEPMDPEKLLRIFAAELVRQEMSTERYIKIPKEVRELYTKIGRPTPLFRATNLEKALETPARIYFKYEGATVTGSHKINTALAQAYYAKKEGIERLVTETGAGQWGTALSLAGALLGLKVRVYMARASYRQKPYRKTIMRLYGAEVYPSPSDRTEIGRKFLSEDPDHPGGLGIAISEAIEDVLRDERARYSLGSVLNHVLMHQTVIGLEAKEQMNEFEEPDVIIGCVGGGSNFAGLAYPFVKDVLDGKEDYEFIAVEPRAAPTMTRGVYRYDYGDSGGYTPKMRMHTLGHTYYVPPIHAGGLRYHGLAPTLSILINHGIVKPVAYHQNEVFRAAELFAKTEGIIPAPESAHAVKGAIDRTLKAKGEGKEEVILFNLSGHGLLDLKGYEDYLDGRLEDYEPDGFPALEG, from the coding sequence ATGAAAGCTGTTCTGCCGGATGGAAGGATACCCAAGAGGTGGTACAACATCTTGCCGGACCTTCCGGAGTCCCTAGCCCCGCCACTCGACCCGGAGACAGACGAGCCAATGGATCCGGAGAAGCTTCTGAGGATTTTCGCGGCCGAGCTGGTCAGGCAGGAGATGAGCACCGAGCGCTACATTAAGATACCAAAGGAAGTCCGTGAACTCTACACCAAGATAGGCCGCCCGACGCCGCTTTTCCGAGCAACGAACCTTGAGAAGGCCCTCGAAACGCCAGCGAGGATATACTTCAAGTACGAGGGAGCGACGGTAACCGGAAGCCACAAGATAAACACCGCTCTGGCACAGGCCTACTACGCCAAAAAGGAGGGCATCGAGAGGCTCGTCACCGAGACCGGCGCAGGCCAGTGGGGGACGGCATTGAGCCTCGCAGGGGCCTTGCTCGGGCTTAAGGTTCGCGTTTACATGGCGAGGGCGAGCTACCGGCAGAAGCCCTACAGGAAGACGATAATGCGCCTCTACGGTGCAGAGGTCTATCCAAGCCCGAGCGACAGGACGGAGATAGGAAGGAAGTTCCTCTCTGAAGACCCGGACCACCCCGGCGGGCTGGGCATAGCGATAAGCGAGGCCATTGAAGACGTCCTCCGCGACGAAAGGGCCCGCTATTCCCTCGGAAGCGTCCTCAACCACGTCCTCATGCACCAGACGGTCATCGGCCTGGAGGCAAAAGAGCAGATGAATGAGTTTGAAGAGCCGGACGTGATAATAGGCTGCGTCGGCGGCGGAAGCAACTTCGCCGGCCTGGCTTACCCCTTCGTGAAGGACGTCCTCGACGGCAAAGAGGACTACGAGTTCATAGCGGTCGAGCCGAGGGCGGCACCGACAATGACCCGGGGCGTTTACAGGTACGACTACGGCGATTCGGGTGGCTACACACCGAAGATGAGGATGCACACCCTCGGCCACACCTACTACGTCCCGCCGATACACGCCGGTGGTTTACGCTATCACGGCCTTGCCCCAACGCTGAGCATACTCATCAACCACGGCATCGTCAAGCCGGTAGCTTACCACCAGAACGAGGTCTTCCGGGCGGCCGAGCTGTTCGCAAAGACCGAGGGAATAATACCCGCCCCCGAGAGTGCACACGCAGTGAAGGGGGCAATAGACAGGACGCTGAAGGCGAAGGGTGAAGGAAAAGAAGAGGTCATTCTCTTCAACCTCAGCGGTCACGGCCTGCTCGACCTCAAGGGATACGAGGACTACCTCGACGGAAGGCTTGAGGACTACGAGCCTGACGGTTTCCCGGCGCTGGAGGGCTGA
- a CDS encoding P-II family nitrogen regulator produces the protein MKKVEAIIRGNDFDRVKNALKQIGIVPLTAYPVQGRGVQGGVPPYDLLPKMKIEIVVKDKDVERVVDTIVRNARSGTPGDGKIFIIPVEDAIRVRTGERGNEALY, from the coding sequence ATGAAAAAAGTTGAGGCGATTATTAGGGGAAACGATTTCGACCGCGTGAAGAACGCTCTCAAGCAGATTGGCATCGTGCCCCTGACGGCCTATCCAGTGCAGGGGAGGGGCGTTCAGGGCGGTGTTCCGCCGTACGACCTTCTTCCAAAAATGAAGATCGAGATCGTTGTAAAGGACAAGGACGTGGAAAGGGTCGTGGACACCATAGTAAGGAACGCCCGCAGCGGAACACCGGGTGACGGGAAGATCTTCATAATCCCGGTGGAAGACGCCATCCGGGTAAGAACAGGAGAAAGGGGGAACGAGGCCCTCTACTGA
- a CDS encoding TIGR00341 family protein: MLRLEIYCDEGEGEKVKEVLVGWGLQFYFEEVQSNGHRALKFTVLVPDFVINDVVDELMKAVDLRKGHSSITWTPVSGKSVKYANSAKSLRKFKRRWSLAAIEGLIENANNQARVDPIQLTLGAVASIIALFGLINDSIVMIISAMLLSPILGPLYGFSLNIVMGKGRDALDAVSSILKLLGVIFLSALLVSLALKLAGSMPPEPTHEILIRGDSGLVYILLAIILGYAGIVAIVSRIPEILAGVSIAAALVPPTAVIGISLAMGWWDVFAGSLVLTVENVLGLLSGSLLGLYILNVSPRSYYEKRAAKLYTKRTVLVLALMLVALVLVELLS, translated from the coding sequence ATGCTCCGGCTGGAAATCTACTGCGACGAGGGTGAGGGTGAGAAGGTAAAGGAGGTTCTGGTCGGGTGGGGTCTCCAGTTCTACTTCGAGGAAGTTCAGAGCAACGGGCACCGGGCGCTTAAATTCACCGTCCTCGTGCCGGATTTCGTGATTAACGACGTCGTCGACGAGCTGATGAAGGCCGTTGACCTGAGAAAGGGCCACTCCTCGATAACCTGGACTCCGGTCAGCGGAAAGTCGGTAAAATACGCCAACTCGGCCAAGTCGCTCAGAAAATTCAAGCGCCGCTGGAGTCTCGCCGCCATTGAGGGGCTCATCGAAAACGCCAACAACCAGGCCCGGGTCGATCCGATTCAGCTCACCCTCGGTGCTGTGGCATCGATAATAGCCCTCTTCGGCCTGATAAACGACAGCATCGTGATGATAATCTCGGCCATGCTCCTATCGCCCATCCTCGGTCCGCTCTACGGCTTCTCCCTCAACATCGTCATGGGCAAGGGGAGGGACGCCCTCGATGCCGTTTCATCGATCCTAAAGCTCCTTGGAGTCATATTTCTGTCTGCTCTCCTTGTGTCTCTGGCCCTCAAGCTTGCCGGCTCGATGCCCCCCGAGCCAACCCACGAGATACTCATTCGCGGCGACTCCGGGCTGGTTTACATACTCCTTGCCATAATCCTTGGCTACGCCGGGATAGTTGCCATAGTCAGCAGAATCCCGGAGATCCTGGCTGGGGTCTCAATAGCGGCCGCCCTAGTCCCCCCAACAGCGGTTATAGGTATCTCCCTCGCGATGGGCTGGTGGGACGTTTTCGCCGGCTCACTCGTGCTCACCGTGGAAAACGTCCTCGGCCTTCTCAGCGGTTCTCTTCTTGGTCTCTACATCCTCAACGTCTCCCCGAGGAGCTACTATGAAAAGAGGGCGGCAAAGCTCTACACGAAGAGAACCGTGCTTGTTCTTGCCCTGATGCTCGTGGCGCTTGTACTTGTTGAACTCCTCAGTTAG
- a CDS encoding sodium-dependent transporter, giving the protein MEQRDQWATKLGLILAMAGNAIGLGNFWRFPYQLASNGGGAFMIPYFIALLFLGIPVMWIEWTTGRYGGKYGHGTIGPMFYLMARESLKPKTALIFGIIGGMLAFSVASLLSSYYYQVIGWSAAYTYYSLTGAYFGKDTVQFFLSYVANTKAVIFFWGLTMVLLGIAVGQGVSKGIERWVKVMMPLLYVFAILLVIRALTLGSPVKPEWSAIKGLEYIWKPDFQTLSQNFFKISLAAAGQIFFTLSLGMGIIHNYASYLGPEDDVALSGLATVSLNEFAEVILGGSLAIPIAFAYLGPEQAVKGGVGLAYMALPNVFANMPAGQIFGAMWFLLLWFAGFTSAIATYNYLVAMLEEDIHLERKIGTWVVWIFLFILGLPVALDSSLAYLSELDMWVGSYFLVLLGLFDVIVAVWLFKPDNFWEELHKGAYINVPSWFKPIMVFIAPLFMIILLAGNTWDYIQMGAFSVSESYVTNVLGYDYTPQVISLITRARIVILIILIIGAIEAYMAIKKKYGEELAKNEVLIKI; this is encoded by the coding sequence GTGGAACAAAGAGATCAATGGGCAACTAAGCTTGGTTTGATTTTAGCTATGGCAGGTAACGCCATCGGTCTTGGTAACTTCTGGAGGTTCCCGTACCAGCTGGCTAGCAACGGTGGCGGCGCCTTCATGATACCGTACTTCATAGCCCTGCTCTTCCTTGGAATACCAGTGATGTGGATTGAGTGGACAACGGGAAGATACGGTGGCAAGTACGGCCACGGTACAATCGGCCCGATGTTCTACCTCATGGCCAGGGAAAGCCTGAAGCCAAAGACCGCCCTTATCTTTGGTATCATCGGTGGTATGCTGGCTTTCTCGGTCGCTTCGCTGCTGAGCTCATACTACTACCAGGTCATCGGTTGGTCAGCGGCGTACACCTACTACAGCCTCACCGGAGCCTACTTCGGCAAGGACACCGTCCAGTTCTTCCTGAGCTACGTGGCCAACACCAAAGCAGTCATATTCTTCTGGGGACTGACGATGGTTCTCCTTGGAATAGCAGTCGGCCAGGGTGTCAGCAAGGGTATCGAGCGCTGGGTCAAGGTTATGATGCCGCTCCTCTACGTGTTTGCCATACTCCTTGTTATTAGGGCACTGACCCTCGGTTCACCAGTCAAGCCCGAGTGGAGCGCTATCAAGGGCCTTGAGTACATCTGGAAGCCGGACTTCCAGACCCTGAGCCAAAACTTCTTCAAGATCAGCCTTGCAGCGGCGGGACAGATATTCTTCACACTGTCCCTCGGTATGGGTATCATACACAACTACGCCAGCTACCTCGGTCCGGAAGATGACGTTGCCCTCAGCGGTCTTGCCACCGTTTCACTCAACGAGTTTGCGGAGGTCATCCTCGGTGGCTCACTCGCCATACCGATAGCCTTCGCCTACCTCGGCCCGGAGCAGGCTGTTAAGGGTGGCGTTGGTCTGGCCTACATGGCACTGCCGAACGTCTTCGCCAACATGCCAGCCGGTCAGATATTTGGTGCAATGTGGTTCCTGCTCCTCTGGTTCGCAGGATTCACCTCGGCCATAGCAACCTACAACTATCTTGTCGCCATGCTCGAGGAGGACATACACCTTGAGAGAAAGATCGGTACCTGGGTGGTCTGGATATTCCTGTTCATCCTCGGACTCCCGGTCGCCCTCGACAGCAGCCTGGCATACCTCAGCGAGCTCGACATGTGGGTCGGCAGCTACTTCCTCGTCCTGCTCGGTCTCTTCGACGTCATAGTGGCAGTCTGGCTCTTCAAGCCCGACAACTTCTGGGAGGAGCTCCACAAGGGAGCCTACATCAACGTGCCTAGCTGGTTCAAGCCCATCATGGTCTTCATAGCACCACTGTTCATGATAATCCTCCTCGCGGGGAACACCTGGGACTACATCCAGATGGGCGCATTCAGTGTCTCGGAGTCCTACGTTACCAACGTCCTTGGCTACGACTACACGCCCCAGGTCATCAGCCTCATCACCAGGGCCAGGATAGTGATACTCATAATCCTCATCATCGGTGCCATCGAGGCGTACATGGCCATCAAGAAGAAGTACGGCGAGGAGCTTGCGAAGAACGAGGTGCTCATAAAGATCTGA
- a CDS encoding Ribonuclease P protein component 3 translates to MSPDSERVEAEELSFSRDYFVEMDVRNGEAYELASEWFDEVVFTKKLTLEGSPDWGALKEDLRELRERHGRVALLVVTRKPSLIREVKNRNLKALIYVQGGDMRVNRFALEAGVDALISPWLGRKDPGFDHVLAKIAAKKGVAIGFSLAPLLTANPYERVQILRFMTKTWQLVRKYDVPRFITSSAESRWDVRSPRDLMSLGINLGMETPQARASLNFYPRRILSRLK, encoded by the coding sequence ATGAGCCCGGACAGTGAAAGAGTTGAAGCCGAGGAGCTCTCCTTCTCCCGCGACTACTTCGTGGAAATGGACGTGAGGAACGGGGAGGCCTACGAGCTGGCAAGCGAGTGGTTCGACGAGGTTGTCTTCACCAAAAAGCTCACCCTTGAGGGCTCTCCGGACTGGGGTGCGCTGAAGGAGGATCTCAGGGAGCTTCGCGAGAGGCATGGCCGGGTCGCACTGCTCGTAGTCACCAGAAAGCCGAGCCTCATCCGGGAGGTGAAGAACCGCAATTTAAAGGCCCTCATATATGTCCAGGGCGGCGACATGAGGGTAAACCGCTTCGCCCTTGAGGCCGGCGTCGATGCACTCATAAGCCCGTGGCTCGGGAGGAAAGACCCCGGCTTCGACCACGTTCTTGCGAAGATAGCGGCGAAAAAGGGGGTTGCCATAGGTTTCTCCCTTGCGCCGCTCCTCACTGCCAATCCCTATGAGAGGGTTCAGATCCTCCGCTTCATGACGAAGACCTGGCAGCTCGTCAGGAAGTACGATGTTCCGCGCTTTATAACAAGTTCCGCCGAGAGCCGGTGGGACGTCCGCTCTCCGAGGGACCTCATGAGCCTCGGGATAAACCTGGGCATGGAAACACCGCAGGCGAGGGCGAGTCTGAACTTCTATCCGAGGAGGATTCTGTCAAGGCTCAAATGA
- the rqcH gene encoding ribosome rescue protein RqcH: MKEEMSSVDIRYIVRELQWLIGSRVDKVYHDGDEIRIKLRTKEGRADLILQAGKRFHLTTYVKEAPKQPSSFTMLLRKHLSGGFIDAIEQHGFDRIVKIRVGDYTLIGELFRRGNVILVDGENKIVAALRYEEYKDRAIKPKAEYRFPPARENPLEVSKERFLELMREDENLELVRALARKLNMGGMYAEEISIRAGFEKTAPVKELSDGDLLRVYEAMLKTFNDEPKPNIVFKDGNMHDVVPIELRLYEGLEKRYFKTFSEALDEYFGKITLEKARIEQTKRLEAKKRQLLMTLRKQEEMLKGFEEGAKANQEIGDLIYANYALIERLLEEFRKATEKLGWDEFKKRIEEGKKGGNKIALMVKGIDPKEKAVTIELEGKKIRLHLNKSIGENAELYYEKAKKFRHKYEGALKAYEDTRRKLDEVERLIEEELKKELNVRRIERRKKKWFEKFRWFVSSEGFLVLAGKDASTNEILIKKHMAENDLYCHADVYGAPHVVIKDGQKAGEKTIFEACQFAVSMSKAWSRGVYSEDAYWALPEQVTKQTPSGEYLGKGAFMVYGKRNWLHGLPLKLAVGVINYEGEDYVVCAPIDAIKAHTDRYIVIRPGSLKKSELVKKIRRILEKWGYKVREEDIMSVLPPGNGDVVEVVG; this comes from the coding sequence ATGAAGGAAGAAATGAGCAGCGTTGATATACGCTACATCGTGAGGGAGCTCCAGTGGCTTATCGGTTCTCGCGTTGACAAGGTTTACCATGACGGCGACGAGATAAGGATTAAACTCCGGACGAAGGAGGGAAGGGCTGACTTGATACTCCAGGCCGGCAAGAGGTTCCACCTCACGACCTACGTAAAGGAGGCCCCAAAACAGCCCTCAAGCTTTACCATGCTCCTCAGGAAGCACCTCTCAGGTGGATTCATCGACGCGATAGAGCAGCACGGCTTCGATAGGATAGTGAAGATTCGCGTTGGGGACTACACCCTCATCGGCGAGCTCTTCAGGAGGGGGAACGTGATACTCGTTGACGGGGAGAACAAAATCGTCGCAGCGCTCCGCTACGAGGAGTACAAGGACAGGGCGATAAAGCCGAAGGCGGAATACAGGTTTCCACCGGCGAGGGAGAACCCCCTTGAGGTTTCGAAGGAGCGCTTCCTAGAACTGATGCGGGAAGATGAAAATCTCGAACTCGTCCGTGCCCTGGCCAGAAAGCTTAACATGGGGGGCATGTACGCGGAAGAGATTTCCATCAGGGCCGGCTTCGAGAAGACAGCTCCCGTGAAGGAGCTGAGCGATGGAGACCTGCTGAGGGTCTACGAGGCGATGCTTAAGACCTTCAACGACGAACCAAAGCCCAACATAGTCTTCAAAGACGGAAACATGCACGACGTCGTTCCAATCGAGCTGAGGCTCTATGAGGGACTGGAGAAGCGCTATTTTAAAACCTTCAGCGAGGCCCTCGACGAGTACTTCGGAAAGATAACCCTGGAGAAGGCGAGAATTGAACAGACAAAGAGGCTTGAGGCCAAGAAGAGGCAGCTCCTCATGACGCTCAGAAAGCAGGAGGAGATGCTGAAGGGCTTCGAGGAGGGGGCGAAGGCCAACCAGGAGATAGGTGACCTGATCTACGCCAACTACGCCCTCATCGAGAGACTTTTGGAAGAATTCAGGAAAGCCACTGAAAAGCTCGGCTGGGACGAGTTCAAAAAGCGCATAGAGGAGGGCAAGAAGGGGGGCAACAAAATCGCGCTCATGGTGAAGGGCATCGACCCCAAGGAGAAAGCCGTGACGATAGAGCTGGAAGGCAAAAAGATACGCCTCCACCTCAACAAAAGCATAGGTGAGAACGCCGAACTCTACTACGAGAAGGCCAAGAAGTTCCGCCACAAGTACGAGGGGGCACTTAAGGCCTACGAGGACACGAGGAGGAAGCTCGACGAGGTGGAGAGGCTCATCGAGGAGGAGCTCAAGAAGGAGCTGAACGTCAGGCGAATAGAGAGGAGAAAAAAGAAGTGGTTCGAGAAGTTCCGCTGGTTCGTTTCGAGCGAGGGCTTTCTGGTTTTAGCGGGTAAGGATGCGAGCACCAACGAGATTCTAATAAAGAAGCACATGGCCGAGAACGACCTCTACTGCCACGCCGACGTCTACGGCGCCCCGCACGTTGTGATCAAGGATGGCCAGAAAGCCGGGGAGAAGACCATCTTCGAGGCCTGCCAGTTCGCGGTCTCGATGAGCAAGGCCTGGAGCAGGGGAGTTTACAGCGAGGACGCCTACTGGGCGCTCCCGGAGCAGGTCACCAAGCAGACCCCAAGCGGCGAGTACCTGGGCAAGGGAGCTTTCATGGTCTACGGCAAGAGGAACTGGCTCCACGGGCTCCCTCTCAAGCTCGCCGTTGGCGTGATAAACTACGAGGGCGAGGACTACGTCGTCTGCGCCCCTATCGATGCCATAAAGGCCCACACGGACAGGTACATCGTGATACGCCCGGGTTCGCTGAAGAAGAGTGAGCTCGTGAAGAAGATACGGCGTATTCTGGAGAAGTGGGGCTACAAGGTGAGGGAAGAGGACATTATGTCCGTCCTGCCGCCGGGGAACGGCGACGTTGTCGAGGTCGTGGGCTAG
- a CDS encoding 1,4-alpha-glucan branching protein has product MKGYFTFVLHTHLPYVRKHGRWPFGEEWLYEAMSETYLPLLMEFERLRYSGVRFQLVINITPVLAEQLADDYIKAEFEEYLLRRIEATEKDLKSGKYDEKAVRASLDHFRKVYDYWKAINGDIIGKFRELQDSGYLEIITSAATHGYLPLLGRDEAIRAQIANGVATYEKHFGRRPRGIWLPECAYRPAGEWELPGGRLVKRQGIERFLEEFGIEYFFVESNLIDEGPVTRGYGEIQLYEGEKSTLRPYWVRGSSVAIFARNRETGHQVWSAHYGYPGDFFYREFHRKAPESGGQYWRVTGKDVELGDKEFYDPDKAMERVEEHARHFVWLVTTLLEGYEEKLGEKGIVVSPYDTELFGHWWFEGVKWLGRVLELMAERGIVTTTLSAFLDSYTGERYEVELPEGSWGANADHSTWWNGGTEWTWEHVYRAEERMVALASKYYGMDRTTDRILEQLAREILILEASDWQFLITTGQAKKYAERRILTHSRDFHRLANELERYVKTGAFDVHLLERLEERDNPFRPVVVASYVSENPPEVPEYVEPPEVPPEGSGEPAERPSEEVPERAYATEVVKVVAIKPSRKAEKPPGREKARKPSVGRLRTSGKGRKLKKKSGLLSIKGIGPKTLAKLQRAGVHTVEDLRNADVEELARKTRISLKRLRKFLAQIS; this is encoded by the coding sequence ATGAAAGGCTACTTCACATTCGTCCTGCACACCCACCTCCCCTACGTTCGGAAGCACGGCAGATGGCCCTTCGGCGAGGAATGGCTCTACGAGGCGATGAGCGAGACCTATCTGCCCCTCCTCATGGAGTTTGAGCGCCTCCGTTATTCTGGTGTTAGGTTCCAGCTAGTGATCAACATAACCCCCGTTCTGGCCGAGCAGCTGGCCGATGATTACATCAAGGCCGAGTTTGAGGAATATCTCCTGAGGAGAATCGAGGCAACCGAGAAAGACCTGAAATCGGGCAAGTACGACGAAAAGGCGGTTAGGGCTTCCCTTGACCACTTCAGGAAGGTTTACGACTACTGGAAGGCGATAAACGGCGACATCATCGGCAAGTTCCGCGAGCTCCAGGATTCCGGCTATCTCGAAATAATAACCTCCGCGGCAACTCACGGCTATCTCCCCCTCCTCGGGAGGGACGAGGCGATAAGGGCGCAAATAGCAAACGGCGTTGCCACGTACGAGAAACACTTCGGGAGGAGGCCGAGGGGGATTTGGCTTCCGGAGTGCGCCTACAGGCCGGCCGGAGAGTGGGAGCTCCCGGGTGGAAGGCTGGTCAAGAGGCAGGGCATAGAGAGATTCCTGGAGGAATTCGGTATCGAGTACTTCTTCGTTGAGAGCAACCTGATCGATGAGGGCCCCGTGACGAGGGGCTATGGCGAGATTCAGCTCTACGAAGGAGAGAAGAGCACGCTGAGGCCCTACTGGGTTAGGGGCTCCAGCGTGGCCATCTTCGCCCGCAACCGGGAAACCGGCCACCAGGTCTGGAGCGCACACTACGGCTATCCGGGCGACTTCTTCTATCGGGAGTTCCACAGGAAAGCCCCGGAGAGCGGAGGGCAGTACTGGAGGGTAACGGGAAAGGACGTTGAGCTCGGGGACAAGGAATTTTACGACCCCGATAAAGCGATGGAACGGGTCGAGGAGCACGCCAGACACTTCGTCTGGCTGGTGACCACGTTGCTGGAGGGCTATGAGGAGAAGTTGGGTGAGAAGGGAATAGTCGTTTCGCCCTACGACACCGAGCTCTTCGGCCACTGGTGGTTTGAGGGCGTCAAATGGCTCGGCAGGGTGCTTGAACTGATGGCGGAAAGGGGAATAGTTACCACGACACTTTCGGCCTTCCTTGACAGTTACACAGGAGAGCGGTACGAAGTTGAGCTACCAGAGGGCTCGTGGGGGGCCAACGCCGACCACTCGACCTGGTGGAACGGGGGAACGGAATGGACGTGGGAGCACGTCTATCGTGCCGAGGAGAGAATGGTAGCGCTGGCGAGTAAGTACTACGGGATGGACAGAACCACCGACAGAATCCTTGAGCAGCTCGCGAGGGAGATATTGATCCTCGAAGCCAGCGACTGGCAGTTCCTCATAACGACCGGTCAGGCAAAGAAGTACGCCGAGAGAAGGATTCTGACCCACAGCAGGGACTTCCACAGGCTGGCAAACGAGCTGGAAAGGTACGTTAAAACAGGAGCTTTTGACGTCCACCTTCTGGAGCGGCTTGAGGAGCGGGACAACCCCTTCCGACCGGTGGTGGTTGCGAGCTACGTGAGTGAGAATCCCCCGGAGGTTCCGGAGTACGTGGAGCCCCCCGAGGTTCCACCGGAGGGGAGTGGAGAACCCGCCGAACGGCCATCGGAGGAAGTTCCCGAGAGAGCCTACGCCACGGAAGTGGTCAAGGTTGTGGCCATAAAGCCTTCCCGTAAAGCGGAAAAGCCACCGGGACGCGAAAAGGCCAGAAAACCGAGTGTAGGGCGGCTCAGAACCTCCGGGAAAGGAAGAAAACTCAAGAAAAAGAGTGGCCTCCTATCGATAAAGGGCATCGGACCGAAAACCCTGGCAAAGCTCCAGCGTGCTGGAGTTCACACGGTAGAAGACCTCAGAAACGCCGATGTTGAGGAGCTGGCCAGGAAAACCCGCATCTCTCTCAAAAGGCTAAGGAAGTTCCTGGCTCAGATTTCCTGA
- the nikR gene encoding nickel-responsive transcriptional regulator NikR: MKITRFGVSVPDELLEKFDRIIEEKGYVNRSEAIRDMMRDFIVRHEWEEGDRDVAGTITIVYNHDEADVVKELLDLQHDYVDEIISSLHVHMDEHNCLEVVVVKGKATRIKEIAERLISLKGVKHGKLVMTTTGRELV; this comes from the coding sequence ATGAAGATCACACGCTTTGGAGTCTCGGTTCCCGATGAGCTGCTTGAAAAGTTTGACCGTATAATCGAGGAAAAGGGCTATGTTAACAGGAGCGAGGCCATAAGGGACATGATGAGGGACTTCATAGTCCGACACGAATGGGAGGAAGGTGACAGGGACGTTGCAGGTACAATCACCATAGTTTACAACCACGACGAGGCCGATGTCGTGAAGGAACTGCTCGACCTGCAGCACGACTACGTTGATGAGATAATCTCAAGCCTCCACGTCCATATGGATGAACACAACTGCCTTGAGGTGGTCGTGGTCAAGGGCAAGGCCACCCGGATAAAGGAGATAGCCGAGAGGCTGATAAGCCTGAAGGGAGTGAAGCATGGGAAGCTCGTGATGACGACCACCGGAAGGGAGCTGGTTTGA
- a CDS encoding alpha-glucosidase, with the protein MRSAEILRDVAQTLEDVEKRINSLKNLSDKNKQKALRLIHEARENFLQLSENLATDNEELANFFLKRAVRLKNNTNDKYIEKMGEKEYMKDVAMMNKYSKVAPYDFAGEVKVLRRAYRAFLFGMVPFYIVSGIFGPMYAFTALILIIPTLLAMLSLRKRGNLGLMLSFAVMPIPMIMGAFSIRYAIYAFNDPTELAKIAEAFGRSIGFAQAVVAIIGALGAATLILLGYASYALYKHRHAFL; encoded by the coding sequence ATGCGAAGTGCAGAGATTCTGCGAGATGTCGCACAGACTTTAGAGGATGTCGAAAAGAGAATCAACTCATTAAAAAACCTCTCAGATAAAAACAAGCAGAAAGCCCTCAGGCTTATCCATGAAGCCCGCGAGAACTTCCTCCAGCTGTCTGAAAACCTCGCGACCGATAACGAGGAGCTGGCCAACTTCTTCCTCAAAAGGGCCGTCAGGCTGAAGAACAACACAAACGACAAATACATCGAGAAAATGGGGGAGAAGGAGTACATGAAGGACGTGGCGATGATGAACAAGTATTCCAAAGTTGCCCCCTACGATTTCGCCGGTGAGGTCAAGGTTCTCCGCAGGGCGTACAGGGCGTTCCTGTTTGGAATGGTTCCATTCTATATTGTATCCGGCATATTCGGTCCGATGTATGCCTTTACGGCCCTGATACTAATAATCCCAACGCTCCTGGCGATGCTGAGTCTGAGAAAGAGAGGTAACCTCGGCCTGATGCTGTCCTTCGCAGTCATGCCCATTCCGATGATCATGGGCGCATTCTCTATAAGGTATGCCATCTACGCATTTAACGACCCCACCGAACTCGCGAAGATAGCCGAGGCCTTCGGCAGAAGCATTGGATTTGCCCAGGCGGTCGTTGCTATCATAGGTGCTCTCGGAGCGGCAACACTGATCCTGCTCGGCTACGCCAGCTACGCCCTCTACAAGCACAGACACGCGTTCCTGTGA
- a CDS encoding amino acid permease translates to MKMRLFSFLSSLLVVLSFALPWFRFNGWEITFLGILREVLTIPGGFNEAFWWLNPHSTAGMFTFIAFFAGIFMILVGVLFGVLGGRVGPGVGTVGMFVFTLTSWYVYGSGYFEILAEGYVIALLSFVVGFVVAGGEKL, encoded by the coding sequence ATGAAGATGAGGCTCTTTTCCTTCCTGTCTTCCCTTCTGGTGGTTCTCTCCTTTGCACTCCCCTGGTTCCGTTTCAACGGTTGGGAAATAACCTTCCTCGGTATCCTTCGCGAAGTCCTGACGATTCCCGGGGGGTTCAACGAGGCGTTCTGGTGGCTCAACCCCCACAGCACCGCGGGCATGTTCACCTTCATAGCGTTCTTTGCGGGAATATTCATGATACTCGTCGGCGTGCTCTTCGGTGTTCTCGGGGGGAGGGTCGGCCCCGGGGTGGGCACTGTGGGGATGTTCGTCTTCACCCTCACGTCGTGGTACGTCTACGGTTCAGGCTATTTTGAGATTCTGGCCGAGGGCTACGTCATAGCTCTGCTGAGCTTTGTGGTGGGCTTCGTAGTCGCCGGCGGTGAAAAGCTCTAG